The DNA region TGCCGAACCGTTCCTCCACGCCGGCCGCAAGCCTGCTCCCCAAGCTGCCATCCTCATGCCGCGTTCCGCCCAGGTCTGGGATTGCCGCGAGATGGAGATCGCCAGGGGCATCAGCGATGCGACCAATACCCAGCTCAACCGGGCCACCGTCGATTACCTGGCGGAAGTGTTCGACCTGTATCTGGCCTTGCAGCATGCGAACATACCGGTGGCATTTGTGGAGGAAGACGAGCTGACGGCGGCGGGGCTGAAGCCCTACCGGGTGCTTTACGTCACGGCACCGAATGTGCCGCGGGAAGGGCAGGCCGCCCTCTTGGAGTGGGTCCGCTCCGGCGGCACGCTGGTCACCATCAGCAATGCCCTGACCGCCGATCGTTATGACGAACCGTGCCAGCTTGTGGCAGAAGCGACGGGGTTGCGGGAAGAGCCGCGGCAGCGCCTGCTGGTGGCCAACGCCGCCACGTTGCCCCAGGCCGGTACCCTGCTCCTGGGCGAAGCCAAACTTCCCGTCTACGGCCCGCGTGGTGCCATGTCCCCCTCTGCCGCTTCCACCGCCCCGCCTGCTGCCAAGGTCCACCTCCGCTTCAGCGATGACAAGCCCGCCTTGCTGGAAGCCGCCCTCGGCCAAGGCCGCCACTTCCACTTTGCCTTCCTGCCGGGGATAAGCTACTGGCGTTCCGCCCAGGGGACGCAAGACCGCCTGCCCGTGGGCTTCTCCGAACCCCTGCGGCAGTGGATCGCCTATCCCATCCGCCAGGCCGGCCTCACGCCGCCAGTCCGCGCCAACCGCCCGCTGGTGGAAACGCCCCTGCTCCTGTCCGACAAGGGAGCCGCCGTCACCTTGCTCAATTGGACTGGTGCCCCCATCGCCGAGTTGGAATTGACTCTCGCCTTGCCCTTCCGCCCCCAGCGGCTCTGGACGGCCTCCGGTGCGCCCGTCCAGCAGCACCACACCCCCGCCGGACTGGTCGTCCGCCTCCCCCTGGCCCAAGCCGACATCCTGCTGCTGGAACGCTAGAATGCGGCTGTTGTCGTGGCGTCCTTCACTACCTACAACAATAGTCCCTCCCCCACGGGTGAAGGCGGGAACTGTTCCTCCCCAAAGAAAGAAGGGGGAACTGTTCCTCCCCAAAGGAATGCGGGAGCGGCCTGGGAACCCTGGGAACTTGAGGGTTTCTGAAGGACAGAAGGATACGGCGGCGGCGATGCGGCATGGCGGGAACCCACCGGCGCGGGGCCGGTTTCCGCCGCAGCGAAACGTCGGCGCCCCTCCGATCCGGCAGCATCGCGGAAACCAGCGGCAGTGAGGCAAACGCTATGGCACACAAAAAGGGTCAAGGCTCGGTCAAAAACGGTCGGGATTCGCTCTCCAAGCGGCGGGGCGTGAAGGCCTTCGGCGGGCAATTCGTCACCACCGGCAGCATCCTCGTGACCCAATTGGGCACGCGCTTCCATCCCGGACGCTATGTCCGCCGTGCCCGCAATGATACCCTCTTCGCCCTCACCGACGGCACCGT from Thermogemmata fonticola includes:
- the rpmA gene encoding 50S ribosomal protein L27, with the protein product MAHKKGQGSVKNGRDSLSKRRGVKAFGGQFVTTGSILVTQLGTRFHPGRYVRRARNDTLFALTDGTVYFDQGGKRINILPVDPECTAIG